Proteins from a genomic interval of Tenacibaculum sp. SZ-18:
- a CDS encoding thioredoxin family protein, protein MVQELAQDNLENIVADNKKVVVQYSATWCGNCRIMKPKFKKLATENSDVSFVVADAEKFPESRQLATVDNLPTFATFVDGKFVNQVQTNKFDVLKELVNEVM, encoded by the coding sequence ATGGTTCAAGAATTAGCTCAAGATAATTTAGAAAATATTGTAGCAGACAATAAAAAAGTAGTGGTTCAATATTCTGCAACTTGGTGTGGAAATTGTAGAATTATGAAACCAAAATTCAAAAAATTAGCTACAGAAAATAGCGATGTTTCTTTCGTAGTTGCAGACGCTGAAAAATTTCCGGAAAGTAGACAGTTAGCAACAGTAGACAATCTGCCAACATTTGCAACTTTTGTTGATGGTAAATTTGTAAATCAAGTTCAAACAAATAAGTTTGATGTTTTAAAAGAACTAGTTAACGAAGTAATGTAA
- a CDS encoding sodium:solute symporter, protein MHPVYILLLIVVYFSVLVFISYITGKSANNQTFFKANNSSPWYLVAFGMIGASLSGVTLISVPGWIENQQMSYMQMVLGYTVGYAVIGLILLPLYYKLNLTSIYTYLKDRFGKFSYKTGASFFLISRTVGAAFRLFLVAKVLQLILFDEYGIPFWVTVTITILLIWLYTFKGGIKTIVWTDTLQTLFMLIAVGVCIVMIKDALQIESLFSYISDNKLSKIFFFEDVKAGNYFWKQFFSGAFIAIVMTGLDQDMMQKNLTCRNLKDAQKNMFWFTIVLVIVNFFFLALGVLLTDYATVNEINAHKDNLFPTIAMSGNLGLATSLFFLLGLIAAAYSSADSALTSLTTSFSIDILEIDKKENEQEKEQIRKKIHVLFSVILIATILVFKYFIANDSVIAKIFQFAGYTYGPLLGLYAFGLFTKLNVKDKLVPYICVIAPVLTYLISDYSKTNLGFDFGFFVLILNGFLTFIGLLSIKEKGHA, encoded by the coding sequence ATGCATCCAGTTTATATTCTATTGCTCATTGTAGTGTACTTCAGCGTACTTGTTTTTATTTCTTACATCACAGGAAAGTCTGCAAACAACCAAACCTTTTTTAAAGCTAATAATTCATCTCCTTGGTATTTAGTTGCTTTTGGAATGATTGGAGCTTCTTTATCGGGAGTTACCCTTATTTCTGTCCCAGGTTGGATAGAAAATCAACAGATGAGTTATATGCAAATGGTCTTAGGATATACCGTTGGTTACGCTGTTATTGGTTTAATTTTGCTTCCATTATATTACAAGTTAAACCTGACTTCTATTTACACTTATTTAAAAGATAGGTTTGGGAAATTTTCCTACAAAACAGGAGCTTCATTCTTTTTAATTTCTCGTACTGTAGGCGCTGCTTTTCGTTTATTTTTAGTAGCCAAAGTATTACAATTAATTCTTTTTGACGAATATGGAATCCCTTTCTGGGTTACGGTCACAATAACTATTTTATTAATTTGGTTGTATACTTTTAAAGGAGGAATAAAAACTATCGTATGGACAGACACTTTGCAAACTTTATTTATGCTCATTGCTGTTGGAGTTTGTATTGTAATGATTAAAGATGCCTTACAAATTGAAAGTTTATTCAGTTATATTTCTGACAACAAACTTTCAAAAATATTCTTTTTTGAAGATGTAAAAGCTGGTAATTATTTCTGGAAACAATTTTTCTCTGGGGCTTTTATAGCTATTGTAATGACGGGGTTAGATCAAGACATGATGCAAAAAAATCTTACTTGTAGAAATTTGAAAGATGCTCAAAAAAATATGTTTTGGTTTACAATTGTTTTGGTAATTGTAAACTTTTTCTTCTTAGCATTAGGAGTATTACTTACTGATTATGCAACTGTAAATGAAATCAACGCACACAAAGACAATTTATTCCCAACAATTGCAATGAGTGGAAATTTAGGTTTAGCAACTTCCTTATTCTTTTTATTAGGATTAATAGCGGCGGCCTATTCCAGTGCAGACAGTGCTTTAACCTCTTTAACTACTTCATTCAGTATTGATATTTTAGAGATTGATAAAAAAGAAAATGAGCAAGAAAAAGAACAAATACGAAAGAAAATTCATGTGTTATTCTCCGTCATTTTAATTGCCACAATTTTAGTCTTTAAATATTTTATTGCCAATGATAGTGTTATCGCTAAGATATTTCAATTCGCAGGATATACTTACGGTCCATTATTAGGTTTATATGCATTTGGATTATTCACTAAATTAAATGTGAAAGACAAACTAGTTCCTTATATATGTGTTATTGCACCGGTTCTAACCTATTTAATAAGTGATTACAGTAAAACTAATTTAGGTTTCGACTTTGGATTTTTCGTGTTAATTTTGAACGGTTTCCTAACATTCATTGGACTATTAAGTATTAAAGAAAAAGGACATGCCTAA
- a CDS encoding cupin domain-containing protein yields MKINDIIEKFDLNQHPEGGYFKETYRSSGSITNENLSTDFTGDRNYATGIYFLLTSDSFSAFHKINQDEMWHFYLGTTLKLHMISPKGEYSYVLIGNKIIDNEVPQFVVPAQYWFAAEVLEKNSYAFTGCTVAPGFDFKDFVLPERKGLIDLFPQHEEIITRLTH; encoded by the coding sequence ATGAAGATTAACGATATAATTGAAAAGTTTGATTTAAATCAACATCCAGAAGGTGGATATTTTAAAGAAACTTACAGAAGTTCAGGAAGTATTACCAATGAAAATTTAAGTACCGATTTTACAGGCGATAGAAACTATGCTACTGGAATTTACTTTTTACTAACTTCAGATAGTTTTTCTGCATTTCATAAGATTAATCAAGATGAGATGTGGCATTTTTACCTTGGAACAACTTTAAAACTACATATGATTTCTCCAAAAGGTGAGTATTCTTATGTGTTAATTGGTAACAAAATTATTGATAATGAAGTACCTCAATTTGTAGTCCCAGCACAATATTGGTTTGCCGCTGAAGTTTTAGAAAAAAACTCCTACGCATTTACAGGTTGTACGGTAGCTCCTGGTTTCGATTTCAAAGACTTTGTTTTACCTGAAAGAAAAGGGTTAATTGATTTATTTCCACAACACGAGGAAATCATTACGAGACTAACACATTAA
- a CDS encoding HupE/UreJ family protein → MNSFSTFFISGWHHIVDINAYDHLLFVMTLCAAFKLKEWRQILIIITAFTIGHSVTLIISALGFIPDNPSVIDLLIPFTIMITAVSNIRNYGKEGMFSNKNVKYIIALVFGLIHGLAFASNFKVMMFSSNVIKPLFAFNLGIEVGQLFIVAIFMSMLFIYSKILKGEHLKWNVFVSGAGFGIAATIFIGALQ, encoded by the coding sequence ATGAACAGCTTTAGTACTTTTTTTATTAGTGGTTGGCACCACATTGTTGATATAAATGCCTATGATCATCTTTTATTTGTAATGACATTATGTGCTGCATTTAAACTTAAAGAATGGAGACAAATTTTAATAATTATTACAGCATTTACAATCGGCCATAGTGTAACCCTTATAATAAGCGCACTGGGTTTTATCCCAGATAACCCTTCTGTGATAGATTTACTTATTCCATTTACCATAATGATAACTGCAGTTAGCAACATAAGAAATTATGGTAAAGAAGGCATGTTTTCAAATAAGAATGTTAAATATATTATAGCTTTAGTTTTTGGGTTAATCCACGGATTAGCATTTGCTTCTAATTTTAAAGTTATGATGTTTAGTAGTAATGTGATTAAACCGCTTTTTGCTTTTAATTTAGGTATTGAAGTTGGTCAACTTTTTATAGTAGCCATTTTCATGTCAATGCTATTTATCTATTCAAAAATTCTAAAAGGAGAACATTTGAAATGGAATGTATTCGTTTCAGGAGCAGGATTTGGAATTGCTGCAACTATTTTCATAGGTGCGTTACAATAA
- a CDS encoding NAD(P)H-dependent oxidoreductase: MNTIKSLQWRYAVKKFDENKTLTNEQINTLKEAFNLTATSYGLQPITLLVIQNKEIQKQLVEHSWNQQQVAQASHVLVLCVPAEHTEKDIEYYFNLVKEIRNTPEEILNPFKEFLMGNFKQKTQEELYQWNKNQAYIALGNLMTVCAIEQIDSCPMEGFVPEKYDQILDLASKNLKSVLVLPVGYRAEDDFMKDLKKVRKETDETVLHIN, encoded by the coding sequence ATGAACACAATAAAGAGTTTACAATGGCGGTACGCTGTTAAGAAATTTGACGAAAATAAAACATTAACTAACGAACAAATAAACACATTAAAAGAGGCCTTTAATTTAACCGCAACTTCTTATGGTTTACAACCAATTACATTGTTGGTTATTCAAAATAAAGAAATACAAAAACAATTAGTTGAACATAGCTGGAATCAACAACAAGTTGCTCAGGCATCGCATGTTTTAGTATTATGTGTTCCCGCAGAGCATACCGAAAAGGATATCGAATACTATTTCAACTTGGTGAAAGAAATACGAAATACCCCAGAAGAAATTTTAAATCCATTTAAGGAGTTCTTAATGGGAAATTTCAAACAAAAAACACAAGAAGAATTATATCAATGGAATAAAAATCAAGCATATATCGCATTAGGTAATTTAATGACAGTTTGTGCAATTGAACAAATTGATTCTTGTCCGATGGAAGGTTTTGTTCCAGAAAAATATGACCAAATATTAGATCTTGCTTCTAAAAATCTTAAATCTGTTTTAGTATTACCAGTGGGATACAGAGCTGAAGACGATTTTATGAAAGATTTGAAAAAAGTACGAAAAGAAACTGACGAAACGGTTTTACACATTAATTAA
- a CDS encoding peroxiredoxin has protein sequence MATLVGKKFPNLNVDAMNEMGDTFKLNVLEEAMNNKKKVVLFWYPKDFTFVCPTELHAFQAALPEFDKRNTIVIGASCDTPEVHFAWLNQSKDNGGIEGVTYPLLADSNRNLSSILGILDITNETYDEATGTVQVEGDNVTYRATYIIDEEGTVVHEGVNHMPIGRNVNEYLRLIDAYTHVQEKGEVCPANWEEGKAAMQPNAKATAEYLAVN, from the coding sequence ATGGCAACATTAGTTGGTAAGAAGTTTCCAAACTTAAACGTAGATGCAATGAACGAAATGGGTGATACGTTTAAGTTAAATGTTTTAGAAGAAGCAATGAACAACAAGAAAAAAGTAGTTTTATTCTGGTATCCAAAAGACTTTACTTTTGTATGTCCAACTGAATTACACGCTTTTCAGGCAGCTTTACCAGAATTTGATAAAAGGAATACTATCGTAATTGGAGCATCATGTGATACCCCAGAAGTGCACTTTGCTTGGTTAAACCAATCTAAAGATAATGGAGGTATTGAAGGAGTTACTTATCCTTTATTAGCTGATAGTAACCGTAACTTATCTTCTATCTTAGGAATTTTAGATATTACTAACGAAACATACGACGAAGCTACAGGTACTGTTCAAGTTGAAGGAGATAATGTTACCTACAGAGCTACTTATATTATTGACGAAGAAGGTACAGTTGTACACGAAGGAGTAAACCATATGCCAATTGGACGTAATGTAAATGAATATTTGCGTTTAATCGATGCTTACACGCACGTACAAGAAAAAGGTGAGGTTTGTCCTGCTAACTGGGAAGAAGGTAAAGCAGCAATGCAACCTAACGCTAAGGCAACTGCAGAGTATTTAGCAGTAAACTAA
- a CDS encoding ATP-binding cassette domain-containing protein, producing the protein MIRARKLSMSYNDKLALKDLNFAVAPGEIFCLLGQNVEGKKTTINVFLNVTETTYSEALNDSKEATKNHSTKTISYAPEIIKLNSNLSGVENLDFFSRVAGFNYSENELFQYLKKVNLREKAFKKKISAYSKCMRQKIGIALALAKKASYILMDEPTCDLDPKTYLEFTKTCKKLSEYGVGILMASHDIFNAVNICTRIGTRKKGTLVHIAETRNISARQLKELYIKTI; encoded by the coding sequence ATGATAAGAGCTAGAAAGCTTAGTATGAGTTATAATGATAAATTAGCGTTAAAAGACTTGAATTTTGCAGTTGCGCCTGGAGAGATATTCTGTTTATTGGGACAAAACGTAGAAGGAAAGAAAACAACAATTAATGTTTTTCTGAACGTTACAGAAACAACTTACAGTGAAGCTCTAAACGATAGTAAAGAAGCAACTAAAAACCATAGTACAAAGACTATAAGTTATGCACCTGAAATAATTAAGTTAAATAGTAACTTATCAGGAGTTGAAAATTTGGATTTCTTTAGTCGGGTTGCTGGATTTAATTATTCCGAAAATGAATTATTTCAGTATTTAAAGAAGGTAAACTTACGAGAAAAGGCATTTAAGAAAAAAATATCCGCATATTCTAAGTGTATGAGACAAAAGATAGGCATTGCCCTGGCTTTAGCGAAAAAAGCTTCTTACATATTAATGGATGAACCTACTTGTGATTTAGATCCTAAGACATATTTAGAATTTACTAAAACATGTAAAAAATTATCTGAATATGGCGTAGGTATTTTAATGGCAAGTCATGACATATTCAATGCGGTAAACATTTGTACTAGAATTGGTACGAGAAAAAAAGGTACTCTAGTCCATATAGCTGAAACGAGAAATATTTCAGCACGACAATTAAAAGAACTATATATAAAAACAATTTAA
- a CDS encoding DUF6702 family protein has translation MKRPAQIGILVLIVIMTFSSFTHPLKVTSSLINYDTDTQKIKVECRVFVDDFLLSLGRDMNCHKLTNKDKSVIENYFNKYFIIELNNKKLPFKFETSDYNENFNVLNIQFLENDASIKKGDILKVSNKLLFDEFEFVQSNRMELRFKPFFKVAYFESTNIQDSFSHTF, from the coding sequence ATGAAACGACCTGCACAAATAGGAATTTTAGTCTTAATCGTCATAATGACTTTCTCATCATTTACACACCCTTTAAAAGTTACTTCCTCTCTTATTAATTATGATACCGATACTCAAAAAATAAAAGTAGAATGTAGGGTATTCGTGGATGATTTTTTATTGAGTTTAGGAAGAGATATGAATTGCCATAAATTAACAAATAAGGATAAAAGTGTAATTGAAAACTACTTTAATAAATACTTTATCATCGAACTAAATAATAAAAAGCTCCCATTTAAATTTGAAACATCGGATTACAACGAAAATTTTAATGTTTTAAACATTCAGTTTCTAGAGAATGATGCTTCAATTAAAAAAGGAGACATTTTAAAAGTTAGTAACAAATTACTTTTTGACGAATTCGAATTCGTACAATCAAATAGAATGGAATTAAGGTTTAAACCTTTTTTCAAAGTAGCATATTTTGAAAGTACAAATATTCAAGACTCATTCTCACACACATTTTAA
- the katG gene encoding catalase/peroxidase HPI, translating into MNYSINHSGDITKCPFHSAQKKTAGRGTTNRDWWPNELKLNILRQNASKNDPFGKDFNYSEAFKSLDFAALKQDVIDLMTDSQDWWPADYGHYGGFMIRMAWHSAGTYRVGDGRGGAASGSHRFAPLNSWPDNGNLDKARLLLWPIKKKYGNKISWADLMILAGNCALESMGFKTFGFAGGREDIWEPEQDIYWGSENKWLDNDERYDTSDGELEGYLGAVHMGLIYVNPEGPNGEPDPLKSAHDIKITFGRMAMNNEETVALVAGGHTFGKAHGAADPDKYVGVEPHGASIEQMSTGWKNTFQSGVLDDTITSGLEGAWTPNPTQWDHDYFDVLLNYDWELTKSPAGAHQWTPTAASNARMAPKAGNPNEKQALMMSTADMALKMDPDYREISERFHKDHAAFEDAFARAWFKLTHRDMGPIDRYLGPEVPKEELIWQDPIPKVDYTLSTSDIQLLKKMIGTSGLTVSEMIKTAWASASTFRGSDKRGGANGARIRLEPQINWEVNNPNELKKVLNVLVGVQKDFKKTISMADLIVLAGNVGVEEAASKIGLDINVPFYQGRGDASQERTDIESFSHLEPLADGFRNYMSDKLDGVAAEDLLIDRANLLTLTIPEMTVLTGGLRVLGANHNNSNHGVFTERVGSLTNDFFTNILDFSITWSATSSEEIVFEGRDRKTGAIKFTGTRADLIFGSNTELRAICEVYGADDGQEKFVTDFVKAWNKVMNLDRFDLQ; encoded by the coding sequence ATGAATTACAGTATTAACCATTCAGGGGATATCACAAAATGCCCTTTTCATAGTGCTCAAAAAAAAACAGCTGGTAGGGGAACCACCAACCGAGATTGGTGGCCAAATGAACTAAAACTAAATATCTTACGCCAAAATGCAAGCAAAAACGATCCATTCGGTAAAGACTTTAATTATTCAGAAGCATTTAAAAGTTTAGATTTTGCTGCATTAAAACAAGATGTAATTGATTTAATGACCGACTCTCAAGATTGGTGGCCAGCCGATTACGGACATTATGGAGGTTTCATGATCAGAATGGCCTGGCATAGTGCAGGAACATATCGAGTTGGTGATGGTCGAGGCGGTGCAGCCTCAGGATCACATCGCTTTGCTCCTTTAAATAGTTGGCCAGACAATGGAAATTTAGACAAGGCTCGCCTCTTACTTTGGCCAATAAAGAAAAAATATGGTAACAAAATTTCTTGGGCTGATTTAATGATTTTAGCTGGAAACTGTGCACTAGAATCTATGGGTTTTAAGACATTCGGTTTCGCTGGCGGAAGAGAAGATATCTGGGAACCTGAACAAGACATTTATTGGGGAAGCGAAAATAAATGGTTAGACAATGATGAGCGTTACGATACCAGCGACGGGGAATTAGAGGGATATTTAGGGGCAGTTCATATGGGATTGATATATGTAAATCCGGAAGGACCGAACGGAGAACCGGATCCTTTAAAATCAGCACATGATATAAAGATCACTTTTGGTCGTATGGCAATGAATAATGAAGAAACTGTCGCGTTGGTTGCAGGAGGACATACATTCGGAAAAGCTCACGGTGCTGCTGACCCTGATAAATATGTAGGGGTCGAACCACATGGAGCTTCTATTGAACAAATGAGTACAGGTTGGAAAAATACTTTCCAAAGCGGTGTGTTAGATGATACAATTACAAGTGGTTTAGAAGGAGCCTGGACTCCAAACCCAACACAATGGGATCATGATTATTTCGATGTTTTACTAAACTATGACTGGGAATTAACTAAAAGCCCTGCAGGTGCACACCAATGGACTCCAACTGCAGCATCAAATGCTAGAATGGCTCCAAAAGCTGGAAACCCTAATGAGAAGCAAGCTTTAATGATGTCAACTGCCGATATGGCTTTAAAAATGGATCCAGATTACAGAGAAATTTCAGAACGTTTCCATAAGGATCATGCTGCTTTTGAAGATGCTTTTGCAAGAGCGTGGTTTAAATTAACACATCGTGATATGGGACCAATTGACCGCTATTTAGGCCCTGAAGTACCAAAAGAAGAGCTTATTTGGCAAGATCCAATTCCTAAAGTAGATTATACTCTAAGTACTTCTGATATTCAACTTTTAAAGAAAATGATTGGTACATCTGGTTTGACCGTTTCTGAAATGATAAAAACTGCTTGGGCTTCTGCTTCAACTTTTAGAGGATCTGATAAACGAGGTGGTGCGAACGGAGCAAGAATTAGGTTGGAACCACAAATAAACTGGGAAGTTAATAATCCTAATGAACTAAAGAAAGTATTGAATGTTTTAGTAGGAGTACAAAAAGATTTTAAAAAAACTATTTCTATGGCAGATTTAATCGTACTAGCCGGTAATGTTGGAGTTGAAGAAGCAGCAAGTAAAATTGGTCTTGATATCAATGTTCCATTTTATCAAGGGAGAGGAGATGCTTCTCAAGAAAGAACTGATATCGAATCTTTTAGTCACTTAGAACCACTTGCAGACGGTTTTAGAAATTACATGAGTGATAAACTTGATGGTGTCGCAGCTGAGGACTTGTTAATCGATAGAGCAAACTTATTAACACTTACTATTCCTGAAATGACTGTTTTAACAGGAGGACTAAGAGTATTAGGAGCTAATCATAACAATTCTAATCACGGCGTTTTTACCGAGAGAGTTGGTAGCCTTACGAATGATTTCTTCACTAATATTCTTGATTTTTCTATCACTTGGAGTGCTACGTCTTCTGAAGAAATAGTATTTGAAGGGAGAGATAGAAAAACTGGGGCAATTAAATTTACTGGTACGAGAGCTGACTTAATTTTTGGCTCTAATACTGAATTAAGAGCAATTTGTGAAGTTTATGGAGCAGACGACGGACAAGAGAAATTTGTTACTGACTTTGTTAAAGCTTGGAATAAAGTCATGAATTTAGACAGGTTCGACTTACAATAA
- a CDS encoding DUF6952 family protein, which yields MKLPVIKHLTSFIEENDQDYIIETIETLEALTEVPSLKDEELDVIGELISNMYGAIEVDKMIKEGTPRKEALNNFMQRVLGSIDK from the coding sequence ATGAAATTACCAGTAATTAAACATTTGACCTCTTTTATTGAAGAAAATGATCAAGATTATATCATAGAAACAATTGAAACTTTAGAAGCTTTAACTGAAGTACCATCATTGAAAGATGAGGAATTAGACGTTATTGGAGAATTAATTTCTAATATGTACGGAGCTATCGAAGTTGATAAAATGATAAAAGAGGGAACACCAAGAAAAGAAGCACTAAATAATTTTATGCAACGCGTATTGGGTTCTATAGATAAATAA
- a CDS encoding PhoX family protein codes for MEYNRRKFISFLGKVSVGMVVAPPFLVGCGNTTTPSQSESISDTTYEALKNLKLVNLSPSDKDDLLLTQGLNYHPIVKWGESISDKDTFGFNNDFTCFIPFDKNNPKDGLLWVNHEYTNPLFVSNFDYRAFDVPEKHRTIEQIDKEMYSVGGTIVRIKEVNGKWEVVKNDPLNRRITAQTQIKLNWDTPIKGATTVKGTLANCSGGITPWNTFITCEENYDGFYGETEYDIYNNSTHKPSWYGWEKFYEYPPEHYGWVVEIDPKTGTAQKHIALGRFAHECCTLFELKDKRVVAYTGDDKNSEHLYKFISSKQGSLKEGTLYVADTDNGKWLALDWKNQPVLKEKFKDQTEVLIRAREAAKLLGATELNRPEDIEIDPITGNIIVTLTNNKDKGDFHGSILKIEETEGAFDSLTFKASTYIAGGEENGFSCPDNLAFDLAGNLWMTSDMSGSSMNREDKPYMPFKNNSLFVIPRYGADAGKVIRVASAPRDAELTGPWFSPDGKTLFLSVQHPGEQTKDLNNPTSKWPFDSDNIPKSAVVAIQGDLIEKMNNLNKIEAL; via the coding sequence TTGGAATATAACAGAAGAAAGTTCATATCATTTCTAGGGAAAGTAAGTGTTGGGATGGTTGTTGCTCCTCCTTTTCTTGTAGGCTGTGGAAATACAACAACACCTTCTCAATCAGAATCTATTTCTGATACAACTTATGAAGCACTTAAAAACCTCAAATTGGTTAATTTATCTCCTTCCGATAAAGACGATTTGCTTTTAACTCAAGGACTGAATTATCATCCGATAGTGAAATGGGGAGAATCAATTTCAGATAAAGATACTTTTGGCTTTAATAATGATTTTACTTGTTTTATTCCTTTTGATAAAAACAATCCTAAAGACGGTTTACTTTGGGTAAATCATGAATATACAAATCCTTTATTTGTATCAAATTTTGATTACCGAGCTTTTGATGTGCCAGAGAAACATAGAACTATCGAACAAATCGACAAAGAAATGTATAGTGTCGGTGGAACAATTGTGAGAATTAAAGAAGTAAACGGAAAATGGGAAGTGGTAAAGAACGATCCATTAAATCGTCGTATTACTGCTCAAACACAGATTAAGTTAAATTGGGACACACCTATCAAAGGAGCTACAACTGTAAAAGGAACGTTAGCGAATTGTTCAGGAGGAATTACTCCTTGGAATACTTTTATTACGTGTGAAGAAAATTATGATGGTTTTTATGGAGAGACTGAATATGATATATATAACAATTCTACACATAAACCTAGTTGGTATGGTTGGGAAAAATTTTATGAATATCCACCTGAACACTATGGTTGGGTAGTTGAAATAGATCCAAAAACTGGAACAGCTCAAAAACACATTGCTTTAGGAAGGTTTGCTCATGAATGCTGTACTTTATTTGAACTAAAAGATAAACGCGTTGTTGCTTATACTGGAGATGATAAAAACAGTGAGCATTTATATAAATTCATCTCTTCAAAACAAGGTTCATTGAAAGAAGGTACTTTATATGTAGCTGATACGGATAATGGAAAATGGTTAGCACTAGATTGGAAAAACCAACCAGTTTTAAAAGAAAAATTTAAAGACCAAACCGAAGTATTAATCAGAGCAAGAGAAGCTGCTAAATTACTAGGCGCAACTGAATTAAATCGTCCAGAAGACATTGAAATTGATCCAATTACTGGAAATATAATTGTAACGCTCACAAATAATAAAGATAAAGGAGATTTCCACGGATCTATTTTAAAAATTGAAGAAACTGAAGGAGCTTTTGATTCATTAACTTTTAAAGCTTCAACTTACATAGCAGGTGGTGAAGAAAATGGATTTTCTTGTCCGGATAATCTTGCTTTTGACTTGGCTGGTAACTTGTGGATGACCTCAGACATGTCTGGTAGTTCAATGAACAGAGAAGACAAACCGTATATGCCATTTAAAAACAATAGTTTGTTTGTTATTCCTAGATATGGTGCTGATGCTGGAAAAGTTATTCGTGTTGCATCTGCTCCTAGAGATGCCGAATTAACTGGACCTTGGTTCTCTCCTGACGGAAAAACATTATTCTTAAGTGTTCAACATCCTGGTGAGCAAACCAAAGACCTCAACAATCCAACAAGTAAATGGCCTTTCGATTCTGATAATATTCCTAAATCTGCGGTTGTGGCTATACAAGGCGATTTAATTGAAAAAATGAACAACTTAAACAAAATAGAAGCTTTATAA